One window of Novosphingobium sp. P6W genomic DNA carries:
- a CDS encoding indolepyruvate oxidoreductase subunit beta family protein: MTTTPNQNRLTIAILALGGQGGGVLADWIQEVARAQGWIAQGTSVPGVAQRTGSTVYYVELAKPDGSGRLPVMAQMPMPGDVDVVVASELMETGRALLRGFSTARRTTLIGSTHRIYAIGEKQAMGDGRGNGEKIIEAAHQRSRRFVGFDMEAATERSGSVISAVMFGALAGSGALPFPTETFRGAIEHSGIAVKSNLKGFQEGFDQAQAPVAMPVVEVHEVPVPTTVRGRELAARITAALPVAAHVNALHGVAKLMDYQDGDYAALYLDRLETVATLDAAPFEMTAEAARHLALWMGYEDTIRVADLKTRGSRIARVRGEVKAQDDQILSITEFMHPRLQEVCETLPAGIGRKILGSKRMTDLLGRFFTEGRHVETTGLRWFLALRTLAKMRGMRPRSLRYIEEQERIEGWLELVLSEAPRDLGVALELVKCQRLIKGYGDTFERGLANYHRIVAEHRRVPRSAAEIVRLRDLALADEKSAAFVEALAG; this comes from the coding sequence ATGACCACCACTCCCAACCAGAATCGCCTGACAATCGCCATCCTCGCCCTTGGTGGGCAGGGCGGCGGCGTGCTGGCAGACTGGATTCAAGAAGTCGCCCGCGCTCAGGGCTGGATCGCGCAGGGCACTTCGGTCCCCGGCGTTGCCCAGCGCACCGGCTCCACCGTCTATTACGTCGAACTGGCGAAGCCTGACGGGTCGGGCCGCCTGCCGGTCATGGCGCAGATGCCGATGCCGGGCGATGTCGACGTGGTGGTCGCCTCGGAATTGATGGAGACGGGCCGCGCGTTGCTGCGCGGCTTCTCGACCGCCCGGCGCACCACGCTGATCGGCTCGACCCACCGCATCTATGCCATCGGCGAAAAGCAGGCGATGGGCGACGGGCGCGGCAACGGCGAGAAGATCATCGAGGCCGCACATCAGCGCTCCAGGCGCTTCGTCGGCTTCGACATGGAAGCGGCGACCGAGCGTTCGGGCAGTGTCATCAGCGCGGTCATGTTCGGCGCGCTGGCCGGTAGCGGTGCGCTGCCTTTCCCGACAGAGACGTTCAGGGGGGCCATCGAACACAGCGGTATCGCGGTAAAGAGCAACCTCAAAGGTTTCCAGGAAGGATTCGATCAGGCGCAGGCCCCGGTCGCCATGCCGGTTGTGGAGGTCCACGAAGTTCCGGTCCCCACCACGGTTCGGGGCCGCGAACTGGCTGCGCGCATCACTGCCGCGCTTCCGGTGGCTGCGCACGTGAACGCCCTGCACGGCGTTGCCAAGCTGATGGATTATCAGGACGGCGACTATGCCGCGCTCTACCTCGACCGTCTGGAAACCGTCGCCACGCTAGACGCGGCGCCGTTCGAGATGACGGCGGAGGCGGCCCGCCACCTTGCGTTGTGGATGGGGTACGAGGACACCATCCGCGTCGCCGACCTCAAGACGCGCGGCAGCCGCATCGCCCGGGTGCGCGGCGAGGTGAAGGCGCAGGACGACCAGATCCTCTCGATCACCGAATTTATGCACCCGCGCCTGCAGGAAGTGTGCGAGACGCTGCCCGCCGGGATCGGCCGCAAGATCCTCGGCAGCAAGCGCATGACGGACCTGCTCGGCCGCTTCTTCACGGAAGGCCGCCATGTCGAGACGACCGGCCTGCGCTGGTTCCTGGCGCTGCGCACCCTGGCGAAGATGCGCGGGATGCGCCCGCGTTCGCTGCGCTACATCGAGGAGCAGGAGCGCATTGAGGGGTGGCTCGAACTTGTGCTCAGCGAGGCTCCCCGTGACCTTGGCGTCGCGCTGGAACTGGTCAAATGCCAGCGCCTGATCAAGGGCTACGGCGATACCTTCGAGCGGGGCCTTGCGAATTACCATCGCATCGTCGCCGAACACCGCCGTGTTCCGCGTTCTGCAGCCGAAATCGTGCGCCTGCGGGACCTTGCCCTTGCCGATGAGAAGTCGGCCGCGTTCGTCGAGGCGCTTGCCGGTTGA
- a CDS encoding OmpA family protein: MRGLPAIPSILAPAALLAAPLLLAGCQPGQPTSDDATEAAATDAPRNVMAEPEADDTIVKKSIIRAEVDAGPTDTPVLEPIQVVVPYPANGAKPDDAGKALLDDLLTKPTFLAAGPITIWGHSDSRGSDAENLAASRRRAEAARDYLESKGVTKERITVIPLGESRPIAPNRKLDGSDDPEGRAKNRRVEIKVDIPAPPPAAEPQPSN; encoded by the coding sequence ATGAGAGGCCTGCCCGCGATCCCATCCATTCTGGCGCCCGCCGCTCTCCTCGCGGCGCCGCTGCTGCTCGCTGGCTGCCAACCCGGCCAGCCCACCAGCGACGACGCGACCGAGGCTGCCGCCACGGATGCCCCCCGCAACGTCATGGCAGAGCCGGAAGCCGACGATACAATCGTCAAGAAATCGATCATCCGTGCCGAGGTGGACGCTGGGCCGACCGATACGCCGGTTCTGGAACCCATACAGGTCGTGGTCCCGTACCCGGCGAACGGCGCAAAGCCCGACGATGCCGGCAAGGCACTGCTCGACGATCTGCTGACCAAACCGACGTTCCTCGCGGCCGGGCCCATCACGATCTGGGGGCATAGCGATTCGCGCGGCTCCGATGCAGAAAACCTCGCCGCCTCGCGCCGACGCGCCGAAGCCGCGCGCGACTATCTCGAGAGCAAGGGCGTGACGAAAGAACGGATCACCGTGATCCCGCTCGGCGAAAGCCGCCCCATTGCGCCCAACCGCAAGCTCGATGGCAGCGACGATCCCGAAGGCCGAGCGAAGAACCGGCGAGTGGAGATCAAGGTCGACATTCCCGCGCCGCCTCCTGCTGCGGAACCCCAACCGTCGAACTGA
- a CDS encoding sodium:proton antiporter produces MEQQALVFALIGILGIGAQWIAWRTGWPAIALMLAAGVLAGPVTGLVIPERTFGELLEPMVSVAVALILFEGGLSLNFRELRKTEGAVTRLGVIGVPLGWVLGSLACYYVAGLVWPVAILFAGILVVTGPTVVLPLLRQSNIAPRPRAILKWEAIVNDPIGALCAVITYEYLRRSGEGGTLISVLASLLGATIVAGLIGYLVAKAIAWAFPRGHVPEYLKAPVLLVAVISTFVLSNLIQQETGLLAVTVMGIAIANMRLDSLRDIHPFKENITVLLISGVFVLLSASLNLDVLRQFEWRFIAFLLALLFLVRPATVLASLAFSKIPWKERLLVAWIAPRGVVAVAVSGLFALRLDQLGYGDGSILVTLSFSVVIATIIAHGFSIRYVARWLGVTGAPQKGLLIVGSTSWSLSLARQLSQFDLPVMIADNSWQRLSGARQAGISTYHGEILAEATDERLDLTQFQVLVATTDNEAYNALVCSEFAPDIGRDSVYQLGGMGDDEDHRSLPEALRGRAMFGSGHGVAEIKEREAAGWTFRKTRISEQFNFADAQAALSDGADMLFVLRKDGKIRFFTHASRPTPQPGDVVVSYGPSRHGEPDTSRQSPQKEANA; encoded by the coding sequence ATGGAGCAACAAGCCCTTGTTTTCGCGCTGATCGGCATTCTAGGGATCGGCGCGCAGTGGATCGCATGGCGTACCGGCTGGCCCGCTATCGCCCTGATGCTCGCCGCCGGTGTGCTCGCCGGGCCGGTCACGGGCCTCGTAATACCCGAGCGGACGTTCGGCGAACTGCTGGAGCCGATGGTTTCCGTGGCGGTCGCGCTGATCCTGTTCGAAGGAGGTCTCAGCCTCAATTTCCGCGAATTGCGCAAGACCGAAGGCGCCGTGACGCGGCTTGGCGTTATCGGTGTGCCGCTGGGCTGGGTGCTGGGCTCGCTTGCCTGCTACTATGTGGCCGGTCTGGTCTGGCCGGTGGCGATCCTTTTCGCCGGTATTCTCGTGGTTACCGGGCCCACAGTGGTGCTGCCGCTGCTACGCCAGAGCAACATCGCCCCCCGCCCGCGCGCCATCCTCAAGTGGGAAGCCATCGTCAACGATCCGATCGGCGCCCTGTGCGCGGTCATCACTTATGAATACCTGCGTCGGTCGGGCGAAGGCGGCACTCTGATATCGGTCCTGGCCTCATTGCTAGGCGCGACCATCGTGGCCGGTCTGATCGGCTATCTTGTCGCCAAGGCCATCGCCTGGGCCTTCCCGCGCGGCCATGTGCCGGAATATCTCAAGGCCCCGGTGCTGCTGGTCGCGGTAATCAGCACTTTCGTGCTTTCGAACCTGATCCAGCAGGAAACCGGGCTTCTGGCCGTGACTGTAATGGGCATCGCCATCGCCAACATGCGGCTCGATTCCCTGCGCGATATCCACCCGTTCAAGGAGAACATCACCGTTCTTCTGATTTCGGGCGTCTTCGTGCTTCTGTCAGCCTCGCTCAACCTCGATGTGCTCCGGCAGTTCGAATGGCGCTTCATCGCCTTCCTGCTTGCGCTGCTGTTCCTTGTACGACCGGCAACCGTGCTGGCGAGCCTGGCCTTCAGCAAGATCCCCTGGAAGGAGCGCCTGCTGGTCGCCTGGATCGCGCCTCGCGGTGTGGTTGCAGTGGCAGTCTCGGGCCTGTTTGCGCTTCGGCTGGACCAACTCGGCTACGGAGACGGTTCCATTCTGGTGACGCTGTCGTTCTCGGTAGTGATCGCCACGATCATCGCTCACGGTTTCAGCATCCGTTATGTGGCGCGCTGGCTGGGCGTCACCGGTGCGCCGCAGAAAGGACTGCTGATCGTCGGCAGCACCTCGTGGAGCCTGTCGCTGGCGCGGCAGCTCAGCCAGTTCGACCTGCCGGTGATGATCGCGGACAACAGCTGGCAGCGGCTCTCCGGTGCGCGCCAGGCCGGTATCTCAACTTACCACGGCGAAATTCTGGCCGAGGCGACAGACGAGCGGCTCGACCTGACCCAGTTCCAGGTCCTCGTCGCGACTACCGACAACGAGGCTTACAACGCCCTCGTCTGCAGCGAGTTCGCGCCCGATATCGGCCGTGATTCGGTTTACCAACTGGGCGGCATGGGCGATGACGAAGACCACCGCAGCCTGCCCGAGGCGCTGCGCGGCCGCGCCATGTTCGGCTCCGGCCACGGCGTCGCCGAGATCAAGGAGCGCGAAGCGGCGGGCTGGACCTTCCGCAAGACCCGCATCAGCGAGCAGTTCAACTTCGCCGATGCGCAGGCCGCGCTGTCGGACGGGGCGGACATGCTGTTCGTGCTGCGCAAGGACGGCAAGATCCGCTTCTTTACGCACGCTTCGCGTCCGACACCGCAACCGGGCGACGTGGTCGTCTCCTATGGTCCGTCGCGCCACGGCGAACCCGATACTTCCCGCCAATCCCCGCAGAAGGAGGCGAATGCATGA
- a CDS encoding anti-phage deoxyguanosine triphosphatase gives MSWHARRENWNPQAEDAREDGDIDYARVIHSASFRRLQGKTQILNLGDSDFYRTRLTHSLEVAQIAGGLARQLAKSFPGHAAAALLPDRSLIHAIGCTHDFGHPPFGHGGEVALNYCMRDAGGFEGNGQTLRILARLETFSADAGANLCRRTLLGVLKYPAPWSAARNPDIAPKLLDGPSTIRVLDPRACKPPKCHFDSEQDVVDWILAALSPAERAKFQTLEPVPGKHARTLHKSLDCTIMDVADDIAYGVHDLEDAIALGLVTRDAFTAALDGRCASFLDALKEKYPGESENDVFSHMVEGLFGGANSRKRFVSRLVHHFLTGAHYVEKKGFREPLLRWRVALSGPRRDFLDALQGFVVREVISSPEVQQLEFKGQAMVVAVFEALAADPARLLPREERDRLDAAHGDLRVICDYVAAMTDTHLLRTYERLFSPRMGSVFDRL, from the coding sequence ATGAGCTGGCACGCGCGCCGCGAGAACTGGAACCCCCAGGCCGAAGATGCCCGCGAAGACGGCGACATCGACTATGCCCGAGTCATCCATTCGGCCTCGTTCCGCCGCCTCCAGGGCAAGACCCAGATCCTCAACCTGGGCGACAGCGACTTCTATCGCACCCGCCTGACCCATTCCCTTGAAGTCGCGCAGATCGCCGGCGGACTGGCCCGGCAGCTGGCCAAATCGTTTCCCGGCCACGCTGCCGCCGCGCTGCTGCCTGACCGCAGCCTGATCCACGCGATCGGCTGCACACACGACTTCGGGCACCCGCCGTTCGGCCATGGCGGCGAAGTGGCGCTGAATTATTGCATGCGCGATGCTGGCGGGTTCGAGGGCAACGGCCAGACCCTGCGCATCCTTGCCCGGCTGGAGACTTTCTCTGCCGATGCCGGCGCCAACCTGTGCCGCCGTACCCTGCTGGGGGTACTCAAATATCCCGCGCCCTGGTCCGCCGCCCGCAACCCGGACATCGCGCCGAAGCTGCTGGATGGCCCCTCGACCATCCGCGTGCTCGATCCCCGAGCCTGCAAGCCGCCCAAATGCCACTTCGACAGCGAGCAGGACGTGGTCGACTGGATACTCGCCGCGCTCTCCCCGGCGGAGCGCGCCAAATTCCAGACGCTGGAGCCGGTGCCCGGCAAGCACGCGCGCACGCTGCACAAGTCGCTCGACTGCACGATCATGGATGTTGCCGACGACATCGCCTACGGCGTCCACGATCTTGAGGACGCAATCGCCCTGGGTCTCGTCACCAGGGACGCCTTCACCGCCGCACTGGACGGGCGCTGCGCTTCGTTCCTTGACGCGCTCAAGGAAAAGTACCCCGGCGAGAGCGAGAACGACGTCTTCTCGCACATGGTCGAAGGGCTGTTCGGCGGCGCCAACAGCCGCAAGCGCTTCGTCAGCCGCCTCGTCCACCATTTCCTCACCGGCGCGCATTACGTCGAGAAGAAGGGCTTTCGCGAACCGCTGCTACGCTGGCGCGTGGCGCTCTCCGGCCCGCGCCGCGATTTCCTCGATGCACTGCAGGGCTTCGTAGTGCGCGAAGTCATCTCCAGCCCAGAAGTCCAGCAGCTCGAATTCAAAGGTCAGGCGATGGTCGTCGCCGTGTTCGAGGCGCTGGCGGCAGACCCGGCCCGCCTGCTCCCGCGCGAGGAGCGGGACCGCCTCGATGCCGCCCACGGCGACCTGCGGGTGATCTGCGATTACGTCGCCGCGATGACCGACACGCACCTGCTGCGAACCTATGAGCGCCTGTTCAGCCCCCGCATGGGTTCGGTATTCGACCGGCTCTGA
- a CDS encoding M3 family metallopeptidase yields MKTRLMAAAAPLVLGAGLLGGFPMTALAKEKTAAAAPAYTGPLAQPSTLPFHAPNFPAYKDSDWRPAIEAGIAAQRAEIKAIAANKAKPTFENTIVAKERTGQLLSRAYSTFGQLTSANTNDALDAVETAVSPQISALNDDIYLDPALFARVKAVHDSAAGKALTGEDAMLLATTYDEFVHRGALLTPAQKTELKAMNLEIAKLETAFSQKLTAATAAKAPVFDTEAQLAGLSPAEIAAAAKLAAEKGKPGKFMLALGNTTQQAALTSLTNRDSRKILWDASVNRTSGGDQYDTTGMVTQMATLRAKKAKLMGKPDFATYQMYDRMVKTPAKAMEFMNGFVPALRATQDREAGMLEAAAKAEGQNIKLEAWDWSYYAEKVRKAKYDLDENQIKPYFDVWRTLEDGVFYAANQTYGLTFKRRTDLPVYHPTMRAYEVLDADGSELAIFYFDPFARSNKKGGAWMNNFVEQSYLRGEKPVISNTLNIAPPAEGEPALASFDDVETMFHEFGHALHGFFASQKYPSLSGTNTARDFVEFPSQFNENFATLPAVLNHYAKHRQTGAAIPAELVAKIKAAKTFNQGLGLGETLEAAMLDIDWHKLSPEEAAQPPMAFEAKALAATGLSTDLIPPRYKTPYFRHIWDNGYASGYYSYIWTEMLAHDGWNWVEKNGGMTRANGDHIRKSFLGQGHTKDFAQLFRDFTGHDPEVEPMLEARGLAPEAK; encoded by the coding sequence ATGAAGACCCGGCTCATGGCCGCTGCCGCACCCCTCGTCCTCGGTGCCGGCCTGCTTGGAGGATTTCCGATGACGGCACTTGCCAAGGAAAAAACGGCTGCAGCCGCCCCCGCCTACACCGGCCCGCTCGCCCAGCCGAGCACCCTGCCCTTTCACGCGCCGAACTTTCCCGCCTACAAGGACAGCGACTGGCGGCCCGCGATAGAGGCCGGCATCGCCGCCCAGCGCGCCGAGATCAAGGCCATCGCCGCCAACAAGGCCAAGCCCACTTTCGAGAACACGATCGTCGCGAAAGAGCGCACCGGGCAGCTGCTCAGCCGCGCCTACAGCACGTTCGGCCAGCTGACTTCGGCCAACACCAACGATGCGCTCGACGCCGTGGAAACCGCCGTCAGCCCGCAAATTTCCGCGCTCAACGATGACATCTATCTCGACCCGGCGCTGTTTGCCCGCGTCAAGGCCGTCCACGACAGCGCCGCCGGCAAGGCTCTGACCGGCGAGGACGCCATGCTGCTGGCGACCACTTATGACGAATTCGTCCATCGCGGCGCCCTTCTAACGCCTGCGCAGAAAACCGAGCTCAAGGCCATGAACCTTGAGATCGCCAAGCTTGAAACCGCGTTCTCGCAGAAGCTGACCGCGGCGACGGCCGCCAAGGCCCCGGTATTCGACACCGAGGCGCAGCTTGCCGGTCTCTCTCCAGCCGAGATCGCCGCCGCTGCCAAGCTCGCCGCCGAAAAGGGCAAGCCCGGCAAGTTCATGCTGGCGCTGGGCAACACCACTCAGCAGGCCGCGCTCACCAGCCTGACGAACCGCGACAGCCGCAAGATCCTGTGGGACGCCAGCGTCAACCGCACCTCGGGCGGCGACCAGTACGATACCACCGGCATGGTCACGCAGATGGCCACGCTGCGCGCGAAGAAGGCGAAGCTGATGGGCAAGCCCGACTTCGCGACTTATCAGATGTACGACCGTATGGTGAAGACGCCCGCCAAGGCGATGGAATTCATGAACGGCTTCGTGCCCGCCCTGCGCGCCACGCAGGACCGCGAAGCCGGAATGCTTGAGGCAGCCGCCAAGGCGGAAGGCCAGAACATCAAGCTGGAAGCCTGGGACTGGTCCTACTATGCCGAAAAGGTTCGCAAGGCGAAGTACGACCTCGATGAGAACCAGATCAAGCCGTACTTCGACGTCTGGCGCACGCTGGAAGACGGCGTGTTCTACGCCGCCAATCAGACCTATGGCCTGACCTTCAAGCGTCGCACCGACCTGCCTGTCTATCACCCGACGATGCGCGCCTACGAAGTGCTCGATGCCGATGGCAGCGAACTGGCGATCTTCTACTTCGACCCCTTCGCACGGTCGAACAAAAAGGGCGGGGCCTGGATGAACAACTTTGTCGAGCAGTCCTATCTGCGCGGCGAGAAGCCGGTCATCTCGAATACCCTGAACATCGCTCCGCCCGCCGAGGGCGAGCCGGCGCTTGCCAGCTTCGACGATGTGGAGACGATGTTCCACGAATTCGGCCACGCGCTGCACGGCTTCTTCGCCAGTCAGAAGTACCCCTCGCTGTCGGGCACCAACACCGCGCGCGACTTCGTGGAGTTCCCCAGCCAATTCAATGAAAACTTCGCCACCCTGCCCGCGGTGCTGAATCACTACGCCAAGCACCGCCAGACAGGCGCGGCGATCCCGGCTGAACTGGTCGCCAAGATCAAGGCAGCGAAAACCTTCAACCAGGGCCTCGGCCTTGGCGAAACGCTGGAAGCGGCGATGCTCGACATCGACTGGCACAAGCTCTCGCCCGAAGAGGCCGCGCAGCCGCCTATGGCGTTCGAGGCCAAGGCGCTGGCCGCCACCGGCCTGTCCACGGACCTCATTCCGCCTCGCTACAAGACGCCGTATTTCCGCCATATCTGGGACAACGGATATGCCTCGGGGTACTATTCGTACATCTGGACCGAGATGCTGGCTCACGACGGCTGGAACTGGGTGGAAAAGAATGGCGGCATGACCCGCGCCAACGGCGACCACATCCGCAAGTCGTTCCTGGGCCAGGGCCACACCAAGGACTTCGCCCAGCTGTTCCGCGACTTCACCGGGCATGACCCCGAGGTCGAACCGATGCTGGAAGCGCGCGGCCTGGCGCCAGAAGCCAAGTAA
- the bla gene encoding class A beta-lactamase, protein MLDRRSALAGAMAVLMTACTRHEATTIEKTDIDEGTVDALRATEARAGGRLGAYILDPARGSGVGWRENERFAHCSSFKMSLAAMILAGAERGEIDLGEVLRWSAQDLLPHSPVTSGAVDSGLSVKALAHATLVTSDNTAANVLLRRFGGPAQLTRFWRSLGDKVSRLDRYEPELNRIPPGSEFDTTTPAAMAATMARLLLGDRLTPQGRGTLKSWMTEVQTGSDRIRAGFPAGWTSGDKTGTGISEGQQTYVDLAFGGPANVPPLIVACYLETSRDTKGMDPLALGAMAEVGRLSAKGVRMPRREALRTSSRQLL, encoded by the coding sequence ATGCTGGATCGACGAAGCGCGCTGGCCGGAGCCATGGCCGTATTGATGACGGCCTGCACGAGGCACGAGGCCACCACCATCGAAAAAACCGATATCGACGAAGGCACGGTTGACGCCCTGCGCGCCACTGAAGCACGGGCTGGCGGGCGCCTGGGAGCCTATATCCTGGACCCGGCGCGCGGTAGCGGCGTCGGCTGGCGCGAGAACGAACGCTTCGCTCATTGCAGCTCGTTCAAGATGTCACTCGCGGCGATGATACTGGCCGGGGCAGAACGCGGCGAAATCGACCTCGGCGAAGTTCTGCGCTGGTCGGCTCAGGACCTGCTGCCGCACAGCCCAGTCACTTCCGGCGCGGTAGACAGCGGCCTTTCGGTGAAAGCGCTGGCCCATGCCACGCTGGTGACGAGCGACAATACTGCCGCCAACGTGCTGCTGCGCCGGTTCGGCGGCCCTGCGCAACTGACGCGCTTCTGGCGTTCGCTAGGCGATAAGGTCAGCCGGCTCGACCGCTACGAGCCGGAACTTAACCGGATACCGCCCGGCTCCGAATTCGATACGACGACTCCGGCGGCGATGGCTGCGACCATGGCCCGCCTGCTGCTTGGCGACCGGCTGACGCCGCAAGGGCGCGGCACACTGAAAAGCTGGATGACCGAGGTACAGACCGGCAGCGACCGTATTCGTGCCGGCTTTCCCGCCGGCTGGACTTCGGGAGACAAGACCGGAACCGGCATCAGTGAAGGGCAGCAGACTTACGTCGACCTGGCTTTCGGCGGTCCGGCCAATGTCCCGCCCCTCATCGTCGCCTGCTATCTGGAAACCTCGCGCGATACCAAGGGCATGGACCCGCTCGCCCTTGGCGCCATGGCCGAGGTCGGGCGGCTGTCGGCAAAAGGCGTGCGTATGCCGCGCCGGGAAGCCTTGCGCACGTCCTCCCGCCAGCTGCTGTAA
- a CDS encoding LysR family transcriptional regulator, with protein sequence MDIKALSLNTLRAFEAAARHLNFTRAADELCVTQAAVSQQVKMLETHIGKALFRRTTRGLVLSDEGALLAPVVTDALARVSGALAVVSGAGAREVLTVGVVGTFALSFLMERLPEFQARHPGIDVRLLTNNNAVDLWAESLDLAIRFGDGGWHGVNAQLLMTAPMTPMCCPAIASRLQRIGDFGSVPLLRSYRLQDWPAWFAAAGVPGVPANGPIFDASHLMAIAAIRGMGVALLPLTMFERERSNGQLVNPFDVVVYRGGYWLTRLSSRAVSAAMSAFTEWLLAAAGNGGEAGASAA encoded by the coding sequence ATGGATATCAAGGCGCTTTCGCTCAACACGCTCCGCGCATTCGAGGCCGCAGCCCGGCACCTCAACTTCACTCGCGCGGCGGACGAACTGTGCGTAACCCAAGCCGCCGTCAGCCAGCAGGTGAAGATGCTGGAAACCCATATCGGAAAAGCGCTGTTCCGCCGCACCACCCGAGGGCTGGTGCTGAGCGACGAGGGCGCCTTGCTGGCCCCGGTGGTCACAGATGCGCTGGCCAGGGTCAGCGGCGCGCTTGCCGTCGTCAGCGGAGCAGGCGCGCGCGAGGTTTTGACCGTGGGCGTGGTTGGCACGTTCGCGCTCAGCTTCCTGATGGAGCGGCTACCTGAATTTCAGGCGCGGCACCCGGGCATCGACGTACGCCTGCTGACGAACAACAACGCCGTCGATTTGTGGGCCGAGAGCCTCGATCTGGCGATCCGCTTCGGCGATGGCGGCTGGCACGGCGTCAATGCCCAACTGCTGATGACGGCGCCGATGACACCGATGTGCTGCCCGGCGATCGCCAGCCGCCTTCAGCGCATTGGCGATTTCGGGTCCGTGCCGCTGCTGCGGTCCTATCGCCTGCAGGATTGGCCTGCCTGGTTCGCCGCTGCGGGTGTGCCCGGCGTGCCTGCCAATGGACCGATATTCGATGCCTCACATCTGATGGCCATCGCTGCGATCCGGGGCATGGGGGTCGCGCTGCTGCCACTGACGATGTTCGAACGGGAACGCTCCAACGGGCAGCTCGTCAACCCTTTCGATGTCGTCGTGTACCGGGGTGGCTACTGGCTGACCCGCCTGTCCTCGCGCGCAGTTTCGGCGGCGATGTCAGCGTTCACGGAATGGCTGCTGGCCGCAGCTGGAAACGGCGGTGAGGCCGGAGCGAGCGCGGCGTAG
- a CDS encoding NAD kinase, protein MDAKLALVVSDSAQAQAGAAALRESHTWVSPEEADVLVVLGGDGFLLHVLHEMLDSHPIKPVYGMNLGTVGFLMNGPHDGVSIARRVAEAHSVPVRPLIMYATGRDGREYSYYAINEVSLLRETRQTAKVEIRINGRVRMEELAGDGILVATPVGSTAYNLSANGPILPLGSRMLAMTPLSPFRPRRWKGAILPESAEVEFHIREPGKRPVAAVADQKEVRDVATVRIVASAEKELTLLFDPGFTLEERIFAEQFQV, encoded by the coding sequence ATGGATGCGAAACTGGCGCTGGTCGTGTCGGACAGCGCCCAGGCGCAAGCGGGCGCCGCGGCGCTGCGCGAATCGCACACCTGGGTATCGCCCGAAGAGGCCGACGTGCTGGTGGTACTGGGCGGTGACGGCTTCCTGCTGCACGTCCTGCACGAGATGCTGGACAGCCATCCGATCAAGCCGGTCTACGGCATGAATCTGGGCACCGTGGGCTTCCTGATGAACGGCCCGCACGACGGCGTATCAATCGCCCGCCGCGTAGCGGAGGCGCATAGCGTCCCGGTCCGCCCGCTGATAATGTACGCTACCGGGCGCGACGGGCGGGAATACAGCTACTACGCGATCAACGAAGTTTCGTTGCTGCGCGAAACGCGCCAGACCGCGAAAGTCGAAATCCGCATCAATGGCCGCGTCCGCATGGAAGAACTGGCGGGCGACGGCATTCTTGTCGCCACCCCGGTCGGCTCCACCGCCTACAACCTGTCCGCCAACGGCCCGATCCTGCCGCTGGGCTCGCGCATGCTGGCGATGACCCCGCTCAGCCCTTTCCGCCCCCGCCGCTGGAAGGGCGCGATCCTGCCCGAAAGCGCCGAGGTGGAATTCCACATCCGCGAACCCGGCAAGCGCCCCGTCGCCGCCGTCGCCGACCAGAAGGAAGTGCGCGACGTCGCCACCGTGCGCATCGTCGCCTCGGCGGAAAAGGAACTGACGCTGCTGTTCGACCCCGGTTTCACGCTGGAAGAACGCATATTTGCCGAGCAATTTCAGGTCTGA